In one Brevibacillus composti genomic region, the following are encoded:
- a CDS encoding sigma-54 interaction domain-containing protein has product MLSEKPFISPDQFLHILENILDSVTEGVHVIDAAGRTILYNRKMTELESMNKQDVINRPLAEVFQFPPGQESTLLTCLRTGKPVRNVRQTYFNDKGQEITTINHTFPILLNDQLLGAMELANDVTKMERLLRENMREKNGVRYTFDKIIGESAVIKDAVENAKRAARTSSSVLVVGETGSGKELFVQSLHNASLRASGPFISQNCAALPDTLIEGLLFGTARGAFTGAVERPGLFEQAEGGTLFLDEINSLSMPLQAKLLRALQEKSIRRIGDTKDRSINVRIVAAMNEDPVEAISNQRLRKDLYYRLGVVTLFIPSLRDRKEDIPLLVRHFIEQYNQLFQMEVTGISDQVRHFFMNHDWPGNVRELQHVIEGAMNLMVDETTITSEHLPYHFLRRTSGSLKEKITVMPVSDEIAPLKQKLQEFETYYIQRVVEKHNGNISRAAKELEISRQSLQYRLRKLGVKRPDSAK; this is encoded by the coding sequence ATGCTTAGCGAAAAGCCATTCATCTCACCGGATCAATTCCTCCATATCCTCGAGAACATTCTCGACAGTGTAACGGAAGGCGTCCATGTCATCGATGCAGCGGGCAGGACGATCCTATACAATCGCAAAATGACCGAATTGGAATCGATGAACAAGCAGGATGTGATCAACAGACCGCTTGCAGAGGTGTTCCAGTTCCCCCCTGGACAGGAGAGTACCTTGCTCACTTGTCTTCGCACCGGCAAACCGGTCCGCAATGTGAGGCAAACCTATTTTAATGACAAAGGGCAGGAAATCACCACGATCAACCACACCTTCCCCATTTTGCTCAACGATCAGCTGCTCGGCGCGATGGAGCTGGCCAATGACGTCACCAAGATGGAGCGGCTCCTCCGCGAAAACATGCGCGAGAAAAACGGGGTTCGCTATACCTTTGACAAAATCATCGGCGAGAGCGCGGTGATCAAGGATGCCGTGGAGAATGCGAAGCGAGCGGCCCGCACCTCCTCCTCCGTCTTGGTCGTAGGCGAAACGGGATCGGGCAAGGAGCTCTTTGTCCAAAGTCTGCACAACGCCAGCCTGCGCGCTTCCGGGCCGTTTATATCCCAGAACTGCGCCGCTCTGCCTGATACGCTGATCGAAGGGCTGCTCTTTGGCACGGCTCGAGGCGCCTTTACCGGAGCCGTGGAGAGGCCCGGCTTGTTTGAGCAGGCCGAAGGAGGCACCTTGTTCCTGGACGAAATCAACTCGCTTAGTATGCCCCTGCAGGCCAAACTGTTGCGAGCCCTGCAGGAAAAGTCCATTCGCCGCATCGGCGATACCAAAGACCGCTCGATTAATGTGAGAATCGTCGCGGCGATGAATGAGGATCCTGTCGAAGCCATCTCCAACCAGCGGCTGCGCAAGGACCTGTACTACCGCCTCGGCGTGGTGACGCTCTTCATCCCTTCCCTCCGCGATCGGAAAGAGGACATCCCGCTTTTGGTACGCCATTTTATCGAGCAGTACAATCAATTGTTTCAAATGGAAGTGACGGGGATCAGCGACCAGGTGCGCCACTTTTTCATGAACCACGATTGGCCGGGCAATGTCAGGGAGCTGCAGCACGTGATCGAAGGCGCGATGAATTTGATGGTCGACGAGACTACCATCACCTCGGAGCACCTGCCCTACCATTTTTTACGCCGTACATCTGGTTCTTTAAAGGAAAAGATAACAGTGATGCCCGTCTCGGATGAGATCGCCCCGCTCAAGCAGAAGCTGCAGGAATTCGAGACCTACTATATCCAGCGCGTCGTAGAAAAGCATAACGGCAACATTTCCCGAGCAGCCAAGGAATTGGAAATCAGCCGCCAAAGTCTGCAATACCGGCTTCGCAAGCTGGGAGTAAAGCGTCCCGATTCCGCAAAATAA
- a CDS encoding amino acid permease: MASTNEQHHELKRSMNSRHLFMISLGGVIGTGLFLGSGYTISQAGPIGTIISYLVGGFIMYLTMLCLGELSVAMPVAGSFQTYMTKFVSPSLGFAVGWLYWFGWAVTVALELLSSGLMMQRWFPDSPVWMWCAIFGVVLFLLNALSARAFGESEFWFSSIKVSAIILFIILGGAAMFGLISMKGGQPAPLMSHYFNSPLLPNGITGLLLTMITVNFSFQGTELIGIAAGESKEPEKTIPKSIRTTVWRTLVFFVLAIFILAGLIPYQQAGVVESPFVAVFDSIGIPYAADIMNFVVLTALLSVANSGLYAATRMLYSLSRSNMASEKLGLTNRKGIPMNALLITFAISLLSLLSGFFAEETVFMILLSIAGLGAQVGWISISASQLAFRRHYLKNGGKLEDLKFRTPLYPLLPALALLLNLTVLVSLAFDPSQRIALYGGIPFVIVSIIIYQLYFKKKSGNPEQGGSAA, from the coding sequence ATGGCATCAACGAATGAACAGCATCATGAATTAAAACGTTCCATGAACAGTCGACATCTTTTCATGATCTCTCTCGGTGGCGTGATTGGCACCGGTCTGTTCCTCGGGTCGGGGTATACCATCAGCCAGGCCGGACCAATCGGCACGATTATTTCGTATCTGGTCGGCGGGTTTATCATGTACCTGACGATGCTCTGTCTGGGAGAATTATCGGTAGCCATGCCGGTAGCGGGATCATTCCAGACCTACATGACCAAATTCGTCAGTCCGTCACTGGGCTTCGCTGTAGGCTGGCTGTATTGGTTCGGATGGGCGGTCACGGTCGCACTGGAGCTTTTGTCCTCCGGCCTCATGATGCAGCGCTGGTTCCCCGATTCGCCTGTCTGGATGTGGTGCGCGATATTCGGCGTCGTATTGTTTCTTCTGAATGCGCTTTCTGCCCGGGCTTTTGGCGAGTCGGAATTCTGGTTTTCGAGCATTAAAGTAAGCGCTATCATCCTATTCATCATTTTAGGCGGTGCGGCGATGTTCGGCCTGATCAGCATGAAAGGCGGACAGCCCGCTCCTCTGATGAGCCACTACTTCAACAGCCCCTTGCTCCCGAATGGCATCACGGGACTTTTGCTGACCATGATTACGGTCAATTTCTCTTTCCAGGGGACGGAGTTGATCGGGATCGCCGCGGGTGAGAGCAAGGAGCCGGAAAAAACCATCCCGAAATCAATCCGCACCACTGTTTGGAGAACGCTCGTCTTTTTCGTACTCGCGATCTTTATTCTCGCCGGTCTGATTCCGTACCAGCAGGCAGGTGTCGTGGAGAGTCCGTTCGTCGCCGTCTTTGACAGCATCGGGATTCCTTATGCGGCCGACATCATGAACTTCGTCGTGCTGACCGCGCTTTTGTCTGTCGCCAACTCCGGCCTGTATGCGGCTACGCGGATGCTCTACTCTCTGTCCCGGAGCAACATGGCTAGCGAGAAACTGGGCCTGACCAACCGCAAAGGGATTCCCATGAATGCGCTTCTGATCACCTTTGCCATCTCCCTTTTGTCCCTCTTGTCCGGCTTTTTTGCGGAGGAGACGGTCTTTATGATACTGCTGTCCATCGCCGGTCTCGGCGCCCAGGTCGGATGGATTTCCATCTCCGCATCCCAACTGGCGTTCCGTCGCCACTACCTGAAAAACGGAGGCAAGCTGGAGGATTTGAAATTCCGCACCCCGCTCTATCCGCTGCTGCCGGCTCTGGCCCTGTTGCTCAATCTGACCGTGCTCGTCAGCCTTGCCTTCGATCCGAGCCAGCGCATCGCCTTGTATGGCGGCATTCCTTTTGTGATCGTGTCGATCATCATTTATCAACTCTACTTTAAAAAGAAAAGCGGCAACCCGGAGCAAGGCGGCAGCGCAGCCTGA
- a CDS encoding MDR family MFS transporter, whose protein sequence is MNREIWGQTPVSVKLLLCTSFMMNLGFYALIPYLTLHLTGSIGWTVAMAGLVLSVRQFSQQGFAFLGGVVADKFGYKGTMVLGMMVRAIGFAMFAFCTETWHFFIAAILSGLGGSLFDPAGSAAFAVLTPDSIRKEVFSFRNVLTNIGVVGSQIIGTLLASVDFTYLSVFAGGMFAANALLVFFFLQPIAAKNTSRGIWSSMAVVIRDRRFVRYTMILMGYYYLNMQLFLTIPQLVEDVTQRKADVGIVLSAISLSVILLQMKVTQWLEKYTQRFTLIGIGTMVMGAGLFLLAFADNLWLLIVNSFLYALGTMIAVPNLVEVVPRLAPREQVGAYYGFNGYSLAIGGSFGQFAGGWVYDTARDLGTPWLPWTICLLIGIWVAWQMYRMEQIILADSSKNCPNAARS, encoded by the coding sequence ATGAATCGGGAAATATGGGGCCAGACCCCGGTTTCCGTCAAGCTGTTGTTATGTACCTCCTTCATGATGAATCTGGGATTTTACGCGCTCATTCCCTATTTGACGCTCCACTTGACAGGCAGCATCGGATGGACGGTCGCCATGGCCGGCCTCGTGCTTAGCGTGCGCCAGTTTTCACAGCAGGGATTTGCTTTTCTGGGCGGAGTCGTGGCCGACAAATTCGGATACAAGGGAACGATGGTGCTCGGCATGATGGTCAGGGCCATCGGGTTTGCCATGTTTGCGTTCTGCACGGAGACGTGGCATTTTTTTATCGCGGCCATCTTGTCCGGATTGGGCGGGTCGCTGTTTGATCCAGCAGGCTCGGCAGCCTTTGCCGTGCTCACTCCCGACTCGATCCGAAAAGAAGTCTTTTCGTTTCGCAACGTCCTGACCAACATCGGCGTAGTCGGCTCGCAAATCATCGGAACTTTGCTGGCCTCGGTGGATTTTACCTATCTGTCTGTTTTTGCGGGAGGCATGTTTGCCGCGAATGCCCTGCTTGTCTTTTTCTTCCTGCAGCCGATCGCAGCGAAAAATACCAGTCGGGGAATCTGGAGCAGCATGGCGGTGGTCATCCGGGACCGTCGCTTTGTCCGCTATACGATGATCCTGATGGGCTACTACTACCTGAACATGCAGCTGTTTCTGACCATTCCCCAGCTGGTGGAGGATGTGACGCAGCGGAAAGCGGATGTAGGCATCGTGCTATCCGCCATCTCTTTATCTGTCATCCTGCTGCAAATGAAAGTGACGCAGTGGCTGGAAAAATATACGCAGCGCTTTACGCTCATCGGTATTGGTACAATGGTCATGGGGGCAGGGCTGTTTCTGCTCGCCTTTGCCGACAACCTGTGGCTGCTCATCGTCAACTCTTTCCTGTATGCGCTCGGGACGATGATCGCCGTGCCCAATCTGGTGGAAGTCGTTCCGCGTTTGGCCCCGCGTGAGCAGGTGGGTGCCTACTATGGATTTAACGGATATTCGCTGGCCATCGGCGGTTCCTTCGGACAATTTGCCGGGGGATGGGTGTACGACACGGCCCGCGACTTGGGTACGCCGTGGCTGCCGTGGACCATCTGCCTGCTTATCGGGATCTGGGTGGCTTGGCAGATGTATCGGATGGAACAGATCATTTTGGCTGACAGCAGCAAAAACTGTCCGAATGCCGCGCGTTCATGA
- a CDS encoding LysR family transcriptional regulator, translating to MDFEQLRAFYTLAQTKNFTKAAEILHLVQSTVTMRIKQLEDKVGKPLFIRDKRSVEITQAGLTLLPYAERILKLANEALHEVASLQPYEDYLSIGSLNSIWTAILEPILREYHCRYPQIAISTKTGHSSDVIQYLLDNVIQLGIVYVPPSLPNFEVIPSWEDEIVLVCKPGDSVTAATHVDAKELRHLPLLYVNWGPPFDEWIRQTLPRSYVPNLHLDKAELAIDLVKDGLGASLLTRSTVKAELEAGTLREIKIVGNQPPKRSAYIVLPKDKKNKPSVEKWLSLMNEFGYST from the coding sequence ATGGATTTCGAACAACTTCGCGCATTTTATACATTAGCCCAGACCAAAAATTTTACCAAGGCAGCGGAGATCCTCCATCTGGTACAGTCGACGGTGACGATGCGGATCAAGCAGCTGGAAGACAAGGTCGGCAAGCCCTTGTTTATCCGCGACAAACGCAGCGTAGAAATCACCCAAGCCGGCCTCACCCTGCTCCCTTATGCGGAGCGCATTCTCAAGCTGGCCAACGAGGCCCTGCATGAAGTGGCATCGCTGCAGCCTTATGAGGATTATCTGTCGATCGGGAGCCTGAACTCGATCTGGACTGCCATCCTGGAACCGATCCTGCGCGAGTACCACTGCCGCTACCCGCAGATCGCCATCAGCACCAAGACGGGACACTCCTCTGACGTGATTCAGTACCTCCTGGACAATGTCATCCAGCTGGGGATCGTCTACGTCCCGCCGTCGCTGCCCAATTTTGAGGTGATCCCCTCCTGGGAGGACGAGATTGTGCTCGTCTGCAAGCCGGGCGACTCGGTGACGGCAGCGACGCATGTGGATGCGAAAGAGCTTCGCCACCTTCCGCTGTTGTACGTCAACTGGGGGCCGCCTTTTGACGAATGGATACGCCAGACGCTTCCGCGCAGCTACGTGCCCAATCTGCATCTGGACAAAGCCGAGCTGGCGATTGATCTGGTCAAAGACGGGCTGGGCGCAAGTCTGCTCACCCGCTCCACGGTAAAAGCGGAGCTGGAAGCGGGCACGCTCCGGGAGATCAAAATCGTCGGCAACCAGCCGCCGAAGCGATCCGCCTATAT